In Paenibacillus sp. G2S3, a single window of DNA contains:
- a CDS encoding metalloregulator ArsR/SmtB family transcription factor yields the protein MNDNSQVRDVYDAVADQTRRKLLQILADVDELPLHEITVHFDMGRTAVSKHLSILKEADLVVARKVGRETRYRLNANPLKEIRDWVSFYEGFWKERIDKLKLLLEEE from the coding sequence TTGAACGATAATAGTCAAGTGAGGGATGTATATGACGCTGTTGCAGATCAAACAAGGCGAAAATTACTTCAAATCCTGGCTGATGTTGATGAATTACCCCTACATGAAATCACGGTTCATTTTGATATGGGCCGTACTGCAGTTTCTAAGCACTTGTCTATTCTTAAAGAGGCTGATCTTGTAGTTGCTCGAAAGGTTGGTAGAGAAACGAGGTATCGTTTAAATGCCAATCCATTGAAAGAAATTCGGGATTGGGTATCTTTTTACGAAGGCTTTTGGAAAGAAAGAATCGATAAACTAAAACTTTTATTGGAGGAAGAATAA
- a CDS encoding SRPBCC domain-containing protein, whose protein sequence is MKPDVSLDYQFTSSIEKVWNALTDSDTLAKWIWSNDFKPVVGHKFQFRAEPNEWWDGIVNCEVLVVDEPHTLSYTWHSAGEGTTVTWTLSKEEDGKVHLHLGQSGFSEETKARQGAIEGAKYAWANMGSQLEKVLAEL, encoded by the coding sequence ATGAAACCAGATGTATCCTTAGATTATCAATTTACAAGCTCCATCGAGAAGGTATGGAACGCTTTGACGGATTCAGATACACTCGCGAAATGGATTTGGAGCAATGACTTTAAACCAGTCGTAGGGCATAAATTTCAATTTCGTGCAGAGCCAAATGAATGGTGGGATGGTATTGTGAATTGCGAGGTTCTCGTAGTAGACGAGCCACATACATTATCCTATACTTGGCATAGTGCTGGAGAAGGCACTACGGTTACTTGGACTTTGAGCAAAGAGGAAGATGGTAAGGTTCATCTGCATCTTGGTCAATCTGGATTTAGTGAAGAGACCAAAGCTCGCCAAGGCGCTATCGAGGGTGCTAAGTATGCTTGGGCGAATATGGGCAGTCAGCTTGAAAAAGTATTAGCAGAACTTTAA
- a CDS encoding ATP-binding cassette domain-containing protein, with translation MKINRLIANNINKLDAVLPVDQSLGIAGLSGSGKTTFCQTIGEESKKRLVSLLPKAEYQYLFPNIMETNFSAILMEEMPLVLFLGRSSISSNPRSTIGTHTGVFTEIRVAIAEQYNLSPEVFSFNNELGWCPDCKGRGTTKNVECKKCKGKRYNHETEQYKMELLDQDMSISDINDLSVETILSLAEVLKISEGKQNILKNIIHMNIGYLTLNRIMGTLSGGELTRLYLAEFMATSENTVIIIDEISVGLDHQTLLKILEQIRQLGFKNQIWLIDHSDTVLDITDEQLFFGPGSGKYGGKIVEESPRPRPINGEINQAAPTEYYHFQDLYCRNIQMAELQIPRNRLVTFTGESGCGKSTLVNECMSKDFVKRYPKDKLVIVGQDRNQSITSRSTVATFLDIKRKLTKYSEEIDDIFQRSIEDIIEELPNEDIAHKRLSLLIKLGLGYLTLERKTQSLSTGEFQCVHLVSELFAGSRNPNTLFIFDEPSKGLSQNILNQFIDSIRVILQDVSVSIMMIEHNSYMLENSDFIVDFGKRQLEPVEQLDVVSHEDYYRQQNSEDHVTPLQISSTLRQQKGINYLKEDHIPYFKNAENVYKGGILKSLSSMARLIYGEYESDTIAPVIAIDLERHLYSQYTFLYEIGGLINHIVTAHPTNKDTSSFDFYYQDNHCPCCKGRRVIEKFDFEVVLQDKNVPFWDGLLHPDAMDILKFYQFPKIKFIFEEIKNELGQDISKSYNELTDAEKHTFWYGYWEKSFYDKASKATRTWEGFNYIIGNYMVISKAIIKEHIKQSKIMITCPICEGTVLNHHKKLKFGDTDIREIIGQPLDQVISTVGSLQVLEKMKAIVGGNRVLTEDVSLLPRETQAALKMLELELASFAHYEMVLQNALPFWDKISSSVESISINNQITICDFENITETRDNIIDKYFTNGKYKKLTYVYEAFGYKKLITLINKIKASQPCPFCKGKKVISEDGLHDGVYKLTIPCVSCYASGINDEGRKEIVEGIDVQTWLTGNVSDVMSESSNIEAVADIPIFNRIRELNKQEMMAVYQYLENN, from the coding sequence ATGAAAATAAACCGATTAATTGCGAACAATATTAATAAGCTAGATGCAGTATTACCTGTAGATCAATCCCTGGGGATTGCTGGTTTATCCGGATCTGGTAAAACAACTTTTTGTCAAACCATCGGCGAAGAATCCAAGAAACGTCTCGTTTCTTTATTGCCAAAGGCAGAATATCAGTATTTATTCCCTAATATTATGGAAACTAATTTCAGTGCGATCCTGATGGAAGAAATGCCACTTGTTCTTTTTCTAGGGAGATCATCCATTTCATCCAATCCTCGGTCAACCATTGGCACACATACGGGTGTGTTCACAGAGATTCGTGTTGCGATTGCTGAACAATATAACCTATCGCCAGAGGTTTTTTCATTTAATAATGAATTAGGCTGGTGTCCAGATTGTAAAGGTCGCGGCACTACTAAAAATGTCGAATGCAAAAAGTGTAAGGGCAAGCGCTATAATCACGAAACTGAACAATACAAAATGGAGTTATTGGATCAAGACATGAGTATTTCCGATATCAACGACTTAAGTGTTGAAACCATTTTATCACTAGCAGAAGTTCTGAAAATTAGTGAGGGTAAACAAAACATTCTAAAAAACATAATCCATATGAATATTGGTTATTTAACCTTAAATCGCATTATGGGTACCTTGTCAGGTGGAGAGTTAACACGTCTTTACTTAGCAGAATTTATGGCAACTAGTGAGAATACAGTCATTATCATTGACGAAATCTCTGTGGGTCTGGATCACCAAACCCTTTTGAAAATATTAGAACAAATTAGACAACTAGGATTTAAAAATCAAATTTGGCTCATTGATCATTCAGATACGGTATTAGACATAACGGACGAGCAATTGTTCTTTGGACCAGGTAGTGGTAAATACGGCGGGAAAATCGTTGAAGAATCGCCACGACCTAGGCCGATCAATGGTGAAATAAATCAAGCAGCTCCCACAGAATATTATCATTTTCAAGATCTTTACTGTCGTAATATTCAAATGGCTGAACTTCAGATTCCCCGTAATAGACTTGTAACGTTTACTGGTGAATCTGGCTGTGGTAAATCCACACTGGTCAATGAGTGTATGTCCAAAGATTTTGTGAAGCGATATCCCAAGGATAAGCTGGTCATCGTAGGGCAAGATCGAAATCAATCGATTACTAGTAGATCTACGGTTGCGACTTTTCTTGATATTAAAAGAAAGCTCACAAAATATAGTGAAGAGATTGATGATATTTTCCAGCGCTCGATTGAAGATATTATTGAAGAACTGCCAAATGAAGACATCGCTCATAAACGCTTAAGTTTATTGATCAAGCTTGGGCTGGGTTATTTAACGTTGGAAAGAAAAACACAGTCTTTATCCACAGGTGAATTTCAATGTGTTCATTTAGTCTCCGAGCTATTTGCAGGTTCAAGAAACCCCAATACACTTTTCATTTTTGACGAGCCTTCCAAAGGGTTATCACAAAATATTCTAAATCAATTCATTGATAGCATTAGAGTCATTCTTCAGGATGTATCTGTCTCCATTATGATGATTGAACATAACTCCTATATGCTGGAAAACTCTGATTTTATCGTTGATTTTGGCAAAAGGCAGCTTGAACCGGTGGAGCAACTCGATGTTGTTAGCCATGAAGATTATTATCGTCAACAAAACAGTGAAGATCATGTCACCCCATTACAGATTTCTTCAACACTGCGTCAACAAAAAGGCATTAACTATTTAAAAGAAGATCATATTCCTTATTTTAAAAATGCGGAAAACGTCTATAAAGGTGGCATCTTAAAAAGCTTATCCTCTATGGCACGTTTGATTTATGGTGAATACGAATCGGATACCATTGCACCTGTCATTGCCATTGATCTGGAGCGGCACTTGTACAGCCAATATACTTTTCTCTATGAAATTGGAGGCTTGATCAACCATATTGTAACGGCGCATCCAACTAATAAAGATACCAGTAGCTTCGATTTCTATTATCAAGACAATCATTGTCCATGCTGTAAGGGACGTCGAGTCATTGAGAAATTTGATTTTGAAGTTGTTCTTCAGGACAAAAATGTACCGTTTTGGGATGGCTTATTGCATCCAGATGCGATGGATATTCTGAAGTTCTATCAATTCCCCAAAATAAAATTTATCTTTGAAGAGATTAAGAATGAACTCGGTCAAGATATCAGTAAGAGTTATAATGAGCTGACGGATGCAGAAAAGCATACTTTTTGGTATGGGTATTGGGAGAAGTCATTTTATGATAAAGCAAGCAAAGCAACGAGGACTTGGGAAGGCTTTAATTACATTATTGGGAACTACATGGTGATATCGAAAGCAATCATTAAAGAGCATATTAAACAGTCCAAAATAATGATTACCTGTCCAATCTGTGAAGGAACCGTACTAAATCATCATAAAAAGCTAAAATTTGGTGACACAGATATTCGTGAGATCATTGGACAACCTCTTGATCAAGTGATTAGTACCGTTGGCTCATTACAGGTGCTTGAAAAAATGAAAGCCATTGTCGGCGGCAATAGGGTTCTAACAGAGGATGTCTCTCTATTGCCAAGGGAAACTCAAGCTGCTCTGAAAATGCTTGAACTAGAGCTGGCAAGCTTTGCGCACTATGAAATGGTATTGCAAAATGCTCTGCCATTCTGGGACAAGATTAGTAGTAGCGTTGAATCCATAAGCATTAATAATCAAATCACGATTTGTGATTTTGAGAATATCACTGAAACCAGAGACAACATCATTGATAAGTATTTCACGAATGGAAAATACAAAAAGCTGACCTATGTCTACGAAGCGTTTGGATACAAAAAGCTGATCACTTTAATTAATAAGATAAAAGCTAGTCAGCCATGTCCATTCTGTAAAGGAAAGAAAGTCATATCAGAAGATGGACTCCATGATGGAGTTTATAAGTTAACGATTCCATGTGTAAGCTGCTATGCTAGTGGTATTAATGATGAAGGTCGTAAGGAAATCGTCGAGGGCATCGACGTACAAACTTGGCTAACAGGCAATGTAAGTGATGTTATGTCTGAAAGCTCAAATATTGAGGCTGTAGCAGATATTCCAATCTTCAATCGTATTCGGGAGTTGAATAAACAAGAAATGATGGCCGTTTATCAATACCTTGAGAATAATTAG
- a CDS encoding NosD domain-containing protein, which produces MVISKRFCHSGIFRVMMLFSFILIITTYSGSGSASANTNSEAVPLQPIINAAQIGDSITLAPGTYLGPVYINKRLTISGEGRATLLNSSPDAEDAVMIQADGVKLQGLNIQQDNGGEAAAIRVEADQVTLKDLVIHTFGFGIMLREADSGVVVNNKIRWFIPKGAAPGKRGNGIDLYNSHGSDIRENEISYLRDGIYLEKSRNTKVDHNRLYHLRYGVHCMYINGSSVTNNIGEYNITGAMVMGVSDVMVSGNSFRKQNQNVHSQGILLFDVRTSQIVNNVVEGNRVGIYMQQSSDNTLQNNMVLRNYIGIQFEGSEGNRFQKNSFIANVIEAQATDSKNNKMTRNFWDSFEGLDVSGDGVSDLPYAINPFYQQLVTENAAYQLFFQSPGMTFLSDLYTNDKEQWSTDPEPLMQLDSVHANVGQVSEGQGSVMVVGWLLLFFSVITILYMGVLRL; this is translated from the coding sequence ATGGTTATATCCAAACGTTTCTGCCACTCAGGCATTTTTAGAGTAATGATGTTATTCAGCTTTATATTAATAATCACGACCTACAGTGGGAGTGGGAGCGCTAGTGCAAATACAAATTCGGAAGCGGTTCCACTCCAGCCGATTATTAATGCAGCCCAAATCGGAGATTCAATTACTTTAGCTCCAGGTACTTATCTCGGCCCGGTTTATATTAACAAAAGACTGACGATAAGCGGGGAAGGTAGGGCGACACTATTAAATTCATCTCCCGATGCTGAGGATGCAGTTATGATTCAGGCGGATGGGGTAAAGCTTCAAGGACTTAATATACAGCAGGATAACGGGGGAGAAGCAGCAGCGATTCGGGTGGAAGCCGATCAGGTGACTTTGAAAGATTTAGTCATACATACATTTGGCTTTGGCATTATGCTACGTGAGGCTGATAGTGGAGTTGTAGTAAACAATAAGATCCGTTGGTTTATACCTAAAGGTGCTGCTCCGGGAAAAAGAGGTAATGGCATCGATCTCTATAACTCTCATGGTTCAGATATCAGAGAGAATGAAATCTCTTATCTCCGAGATGGCATTTATTTAGAGAAGAGTCGCAATACAAAGGTTGATCACAATCGGCTCTATCATTTGCGATACGGTGTTCACTGTATGTATATCAATGGATCATCTGTAACGAACAATATTGGAGAATACAACATCACTGGCGCGATGGTGATGGGAGTGAGCGACGTTATGGTATCAGGAAACTCTTTTCGTAAACAAAATCAGAATGTTCATTCTCAAGGAATCCTGCTCTTTGACGTTCGTACCTCTCAGATTGTAAATAACGTCGTGGAAGGAAATCGGGTAGGAATCTATATGCAACAATCCTCCGATAACACTCTCCAGAATAATATGGTGCTCCGAAATTATATTGGGATTCAATTTGAGGGCTCTGAAGGTAACCGCTTTCAGAAGAATTCTTTTATTGCAAATGTGATTGAAGCACAGGCAACGGATTCCAAGAATAATAAGATGACGAGAAATTTTTGGGATTCATTCGAAGGTCTGGATGTATCGGGTGATGGCGTAAGTGATCTGCCATATGCTATTAATCCATTTTATCAGCAATTAGTTACAGAAAATGCTGCTTATCAGCTCTTTTTTCAATCACCAGGCATGACGTTTTTAAGCGATCTGTATACAAATGATAAAGAACAATGGTCCACTGATCCAGAGCCACTTATGCAATTGGATTCAGTTCATGCAAATGTTGGACAAGTGAGTGAGGGGCAAGGGTCAGTAATGGTGGTGGGTTGGCTGCTTTTGTTTTTCTCTGTGATCACAATACTATATATGGGGGTATTAAGGTTATGA
- a CDS encoding nitrous oxide reductase accessory protein NosL, producing the protein MKKWSLVLMMMMGLLILAACGPKKFEPLAINEKVDICAICNMQIKDDAFATQLTTKDGKNYKFDDIGCMNEWKNKNGTKNIGMDYVRDYNDKEWVEFSKASFVYDETLRTPMAYGVISFKDTASAEAFVKEQGVGSVLSANDLSKHEWKQNTDMMQMDM; encoded by the coding sequence ATGAAAAAATGGAGTTTAGTACTGATGATGATGATGGGTTTGTTAATTCTGGCGGCTTGTGGCCCCAAAAAGTTTGAACCGTTAGCGATTAATGAAAAAGTTGATATTTGCGCGATTTGCAATATGCAGATTAAGGACGATGCTTTTGCTACACAACTAACAACAAAAGACGGGAAGAATTATAAGTTTGATGATATTGGTTGTATGAATGAATGGAAGAACAAGAATGGAACCAAAAACATCGGAATGGACTATGTCCGTGACTATAATGACAAAGAATGGGTAGAATTCAGTAAGGCCAGCTTTGTCTATGATGAGACACTACGCACACCTATGGCTTATGGAGTTATCAGCTTCAAAGACACTGCTTCAGCCGAAGCTTTTGTGAAGGAACAAGGTGTTGGCAGCGTTCTGTCAGCAAATGATCTGTCCAAGCATGAATGGAAACAAAATACGGATATGATGCAAATGGATATGTGA
- a CDS encoding ABC transporter permease, whose translation MVDILQVARREIKMGFRNPWAYSFLALFCAFSLGLLLINAQNEIQGYTAVTGSMLSLILYLLPLMTLFLGSFSLTSEKEEGSWQLLSTYPIGTFSFILGKYVGLAVVLLTVVAFGYGLMGMMSGFMGMAYDSTTYFLFLFFSAGLVLLFLTIALFIGSLSRNRWQALTVSVAVWFFTVIGWPTFLIAFLGLMPYLWIKPLLVAFTILNPAELVRLFVVIKLGGGSVLGPEYYQWVEWINGSKGSLLIMGVCLVWMLSSILFVYWIWERGRSRG comes from the coding sequence ATGGTTGATATCCTGCAAGTCGCACGCAGAGAGATTAAAATGGGTTTTCGGAATCCATGGGCTTATTCTTTTTTGGCATTATTTTGTGCGTTTAGTCTAGGCTTACTGCTGATTAATGCACAAAATGAGATTCAAGGGTATACCGCAGTTACAGGTTCTATGCTAAGTCTGATTTTGTATCTGCTGCCGCTTATGACCTTATTTCTAGGCTCTTTTTCACTGACTTCAGAGAAGGAAGAGGGTAGCTGGCAGCTTTTATCTACTTATCCAATAGGAACGTTCTCATTTATTCTTGGCAAGTATGTGGGTCTAGCTGTCGTACTACTTACGGTTGTGGCTTTCGGCTATGGTTTAATGGGAATGATGAGTGGATTCATGGGCATGGCCTATGATTCTACTACTTACTTTCTTTTTTTGTTTTTTTCCGCAGGACTTGTTTTATTATTCTTGACCATTGCTTTGTTTATCGGTTCATTATCACGTAACCGCTGGCAGGCGCTGACTGTTTCTGTTGCTGTGTGGTTTTTCACAGTAATAGGTTGGCCGACCTTTTTAATCGCCTTCTTAGGTTTAATGCCTTATCTCTGGATTAAGCCCTTGCTGGTCGCATTCACAATACTCAACCCAGCAGAGCTTGTTCGGTTATTCGTTGTAATTAAGCTGGGCGGAGGTTCAGTGCTGGGACCTGAATATTACCAATGGGTAGAATGGATAAATGGTTCGAAGGGTAGCTTGTTGATTATGGGAGTCTGTCTAGTCTGGATGTTGAGCTCGATCCTGTTTGTATATTGGATATGGGAAAGGGGGCGCTCTCGTGGATAA
- a CDS encoding ABC transporter ATP-binding protein, protein MDNPLVNVKGISKVIKKQTIVEEISFQIPSGSILALCGGNGAGKSTVLRMVAGILQPSMGEISVGGLYWHKSRKQFSKQIGYMPDDYQFNQGLSAEEALTFWAALRRVPNRKARVNEVLALVGLEDKRNRLVNTFSKGMRQRILFAQALLAKPSLLIMDEPTNGLDPFWMNEFVDLLQRIKEEGHSVIFSTHQLEIADKIADQIVFLSHGRNVGSGPTKEFHAKFGSLYTAFNHSLGLK, encoded by the coding sequence GTGGATAACCCCTTAGTGAATGTAAAAGGAATCTCAAAGGTTATTAAAAAGCAAACAATAGTTGAAGAGATTAGCTTTCAAATCCCCAGTGGGAGCATACTTGCACTATGTGGCGGTAACGGGGCTGGCAAAAGTACCGTTTTGCGAATGGTTGCGGGTATTCTACAGCCTTCGATGGGCGAAATCTCAGTGGGTGGCTTATACTGGCACAAATCACGCAAACAATTCTCGAAACAAATTGGATATATGCCGGATGATTATCAATTCAATCAGGGGCTGTCGGCAGAGGAAGCTCTAACTTTTTGGGCAGCTCTCCGTAGGGTACCCAATCGCAAAGCGAGAGTCAACGAAGTCCTTGCCTTAGTTGGTCTAGAAGATAAACGAAATCGTCTGGTCAACACCTTTTCAAAGGGAATGCGTCAGCGTATCTTATTTGCACAGGCCTTGCTCGCCAAACCTTCGTTGCTAATTATGGACGAACCCACAAACGGTCTTGACCCTTTCTGGATGAATGAATTCGTAGACCTACTCCAAAGAATCAAGGAAGAAGGGCATAGCGTTATTTTCTCCACACACCAGTTAGAAATCGCTGATAAGATCGCAGATCAGATTGTCTTTCTAAGTCATGGAAGAAATGTTGGTTCAGGTCCTACCAAAGAATTTCATGCGAAATTTGGTTCTCTGTATACAGCCTTTAATCATAGTCTGGGTCTGAAATGA
- a CDS encoding redoxin domain-containing protein has product MSMRRIIALLVIIAAVTTVVWVFSHNETRDSSERIAVGSIAPEFEATTIEGKKVRLSDFQGQIVVLNFWASWCTSCVREMPLLNDIHKSTSSQIETLFINVGESKGTVSEYLKDHSFSFPVVIDVTGKISTAYGVSALPATFIINGEGKIKEAILGEITDFPLMQQWLEDARNPN; this is encoded by the coding sequence ATGAGCATGCGTCGAATCATTGCCTTACTAGTGATTATCGCAGCTGTCACGACTGTTGTATGGGTATTTAGCCATAATGAAACAAGAGATTCATCGGAGAGGATTGCAGTGGGCTCTATCGCTCCCGAATTTGAAGCTACAACTATAGAAGGCAAAAAGGTTCGTCTAAGCGATTTCCAGGGACAGATTGTGGTGCTTAACTTTTGGGCTTCCTGGTGCACGTCATGTGTGCGAGAAATGCCCCTTCTGAATGACATTCACAAATCCACTAGTTCTCAAATTGAAACCTTGTTTATTAATGTTGGTGAGTCTAAAGGGACTGTATCAGAATATCTTAAGGATCATAGTTTTTCTTTTCCAGTTGTCATCGATGTTACCGGAAAAATCTCTACTGCATACGGAGTTAGTGCGCTTCCTGCCACGTTTATTATAAACGGAGAGGGAAAGATCAAAGAGGCTATATTAGGCGAAATCACAGATTTCCCCTTAATGCAGCAGTGGCTGGAGGATGCCAGAAATCCTAACTAA
- a CDS encoding PocR ligand-binding domain-containing protein yields MPKSRFNLEEIIDLKKWEKLQDSLSLVTKMAILTVDYKGVPVTKHSFCQPFCQGVRQDSILSEYCQKCDARAGIEAVRQNKPYIYLCHFNIIDIAIPIIIDNQYLGAIMAGQLKLREPDVSHLEQIVSRPPNVEANMKFKALKEDYEALPVLSFDEVTKCVELLLQLSTYIVEEAIQKRTTIDLYKRVLSSNIDTPASAETFDETDQAYRNIQSIQQELSGALIETKLKNGAQKFLSINSVLQPAFDYIYAHKNENFSLKEMAKLCHISSSYFSRIFTKETGENFSLFVARLKIEWAKQLLESTDAPIHQVSDDLGFCDTGYFIKTFKRFENLTPAVYRNMYMS; encoded by the coding sequence ATGCCCAAATCTCGATTTAATTTAGAAGAAATTATTGATTTGAAGAAATGGGAGAAGTTGCAGGACTCTTTATCGCTTGTTACTAAAATGGCCATCCTTACCGTTGATTATAAAGGCGTTCCCGTGACAAAGCACAGCTTCTGTCAACCTTTTTGTCAAGGCGTGCGCCAGGATTCTATCCTCTCAGAGTACTGTCAAAAATGTGATGCTCGTGCGGGTATTGAAGCTGTTCGCCAGAACAAGCCTTATATTTATTTATGCCATTTCAACATTATTGATATTGCCATTCCAATTATTATTGATAACCAATATCTGGGTGCAATTATGGCCGGACAGCTTAAGCTTCGTGAACCTGACGTATCACATTTGGAGCAGATTGTATCCAGGCCACCTAATGTTGAGGCGAATATGAAGTTTAAAGCACTCAAAGAGGATTATGAGGCACTTCCTGTGTTATCCTTCGATGAAGTAACGAAATGTGTTGAGCTATTATTACAATTAAGCACTTATATCGTAGAAGAAGCCATTCAGAAACGTACAACAATCGATCTGTACAAAAGAGTGCTGTCCTCAAATATTGACACACCTGCTTCAGCAGAGACTTTCGACGAGACAGATCAAGCGTATCGCAACATCCAATCCATTCAGCAAGAATTGTCAGGGGCGCTAATTGAGACCAAATTGAAGAATGGGGCTCAAAAGTTCCTCTCTATAAATTCAGTGCTTCAGCCTGCGTTTGATTACATCTATGCGCATAAGAATGAAAATTTCAGCCTAAAAGAAATGGCCAAGCTTTGTCATATCAGTTCTAGTTATTTCAGTCGCATATTTACAAAAGAAACAGGTGAAAATTTCTCCCTCTTTGTTGCCAGGCTTAAGATTGAATGGGCCAAGCAGCTGCTGGAGTCCACCGACGCACCTATTCATCAAGTGAGTGATGATTTAGGATTTTGTGATACCGGCTATTTTATTAAAACATTCAAACGGTTCGAGAATCTCACTCCAGCTGTATACCGGAATATGTATATGAGTTGA
- a CDS encoding glycerol dehydrogenase, with protein sequence MRRAFISPTKYVQGENELLNLGYFVKTFGDSALLIAHPDDVTRVKDKLESTKQKFNITLVESGFHGECSREEVARLQALAKEHQCACTIGLGGGKAIDTAKCVAEGEALIIVPTIAATDAPTSHSAVLYTPEGEFDDYAYFKQSPSVVMIDTTVIAKAPTRFLVAGMGDALSTYFEARATANSYSNVNAGLPCGVREGVCGEAKGTITALGLAKLCYDTLLENGFKAKQACDLNIVTPALENIIETNILLSGLGFESGGLAAIHAIHNGLTALEGTHHYYHGEKVAFSTIAQLVLENADRTELREVLDFCLSIGLPVCLADIGVEQVTYEELLEVAKKACIAEESIHSMPFPITEEAVASAIMAADQLGRQYKLSKEL encoded by the coding sequence ATGAGAAGAGCGTTTATCAGTCCGACGAAATATGTGCAAGGTGAGAATGAACTTTTGAATTTAGGTTATTTTGTAAAAACCTTCGGTGATTCCGCACTGCTCATTGCACATCCAGATGATGTTACACGTGTGAAAGATAAATTGGAGTCAACTAAACAGAAATTTAATATAACGCTAGTTGAAAGCGGCTTCCATGGGGAATGTTCAAGAGAAGAAGTAGCAAGATTGCAGGCTCTGGCTAAGGAGCATCAATGTGCATGTACGATCGGTTTGGGTGGAGGTAAGGCGATCGATACGGCAAAATGCGTAGCAGAAGGAGAAGCGCTGATTATCGTTCCAACCATAGCTGCCACTGATGCACCAACAAGCCACTCCGCGGTCCTCTATACCCCAGAAGGCGAATTCGATGATTATGCTTATTTCAAGCAAAGCCCGAGTGTAGTCATGATCGATACAACAGTCATTGCCAAAGCGCCAACAAGATTTCTTGTTGCAGGAATGGGAGATGCACTCTCCACTTATTTCGAAGCAAGAGCTACAGCAAATTCTTATTCCAATGTGAATGCAGGTTTACCTTGCGGGGTTCGTGAAGGTGTTTGTGGGGAAGCTAAGGGAACAATAACAGCACTTGGTCTTGCCAAACTGTGTTATGACACCTTACTTGAGAATGGGTTCAAGGCGAAGCAGGCCTGCGATCTGAATATCGTAACGCCAGCTTTGGAGAATATCATTGAAACGAATATTTTGCTATCGGGACTAGGCTTTGAAAGTGGAGGATTGGCAGCGATTCATGCGATCCATAATGGTTTAACAGCTTTAGAGGGCACGCATCATTATTATCATGGTGAGAAGGTAGCTTTTAGTACGATTGCACAATTGGTACTCGAAAATGCTGACCGTACCGAATTAAGAGAAGTGTTGGACTTCTGCCTGTCTATTGGTCTTCCAGTATGCTTAGCGGATATCGGAGTGGAGCAAGTAACTTACGAAGAACTTCTTGAGGTTGCCAAAAAAGCATGTATTGCCGAGGAATCAATTCATTCGATGCCGTTCCCAATTACGGAAGAAGCGGTAGCATCGGCGATTATGGCTGCCGATCAATTAGGTCGTCAATACAAATTAAGTAAGGAGCTTTAA